The Flavobacterium praedii genome window below encodes:
- a CDS encoding M15 family metallopeptidase, giving the protein MIPYFKNFLVFIFLSSAISCFSQTILNISKSKTDINDTTFVNLKDYSQDFVYDMKYATDDNFLKSKVYDCAECYLRYKTVKALIEANRRFMKSGLKIKIFDCYRPLDIQKRMWAIVPNPQYVANPSKGSIHNRGGAVDITLVDINRNELDMGTTFDYFGKEASHDYPEFSSTIKYNRNQLRKIMKKSHFNSFDSEWWHYNLKAGLKDSVSNFKWNCN; this is encoded by the coding sequence ATGATCCCCTATTTTAAAAATTTCTTGGTTTTCATTTTTCTGTCAAGTGCAATAAGCTGTTTTTCTCAAACTATTTTGAATATTTCTAAATCTAAGACGGATATCAATGATACAACATTTGTTAATTTAAAAGATTACAGTCAAGATTTTGTTTATGATATGAAATATGCTACCGATGATAATTTTCTAAAATCTAAAGTGTATGATTGTGCCGAATGTTATTTGCGTTATAAAACTGTAAAAGCATTGATTGAGGCAAATCGTAGATTTATGAAAAGTGGTTTGAAAATAAAGATTTTTGATTGTTATCGCCCCTTAGATATTCAAAAAAGAATGTGGGCGATTGTTCCAAATCCCCAATATGTAGCAAATCCGAGTAAAGGTTCTATTCATAATAGAGGAGGTGCTGTAGATATAACTTTAGTTGATATTAATAGAAATGAATTGGATATGGGGACAACTTTTGATTATTTTGGTAAAGAAGCCAGTCATGATTATCCTGAATTTTCTTCAACTATAAAGTACAATAGAAATCAATTAAGAAAAATAATGAAAAAATCTCATTTTAATTCATTTGATTCTGAATGGTGGCATTATAATTTGAAAGCAGGATTGAAAGATTCCGTTTCTAATTTTAAATGGAATTGCAATTGA
- a CDS encoding zinc metalloprotease — translation MKKLILSATVCFMLFSCQNEQTELTTDATNAITQRTCASQDVLEAQMKADPTLAIRMNQIEAFTQNALLTKRLVNGKVEIPVVVNVLYRTTAENISATQIQSQIDVLNKDFNALNSDYNSVPALFAGVKANVGITFVLDQVIRKSTTKTSWGTTDAMKKTSKGGLAPTSPTTKLNLWVCTIGGGILGYAQFPGGASATDGVAIDSKYFGLSGSANAPYNLGRTATHEVGHWMNLRHIWGDANCGSDLVSDTPTHNDANYGVPTYPHYSTCTGTPVEMTMNYMDYTDDNAMYMFSTGQKSRMSAIFVSGGARAAFGV, via the coding sequence ATGAAAAAATTGATTTTATCAGCAACTGTATGTTTTATGTTGTTTTCATGTCAAAACGAACAAACTGAATTAACAACTGATGCTACAAATGCTATTACCCAAAGAACTTGTGCCTCACAAGATGTTTTAGAAGCACAAATGAAAGCTGATCCAACATTAGCCATTAGAATGAATCAAATAGAAGCATTTACTCAAAATGCATTATTGACAAAACGATTAGTTAATGGAAAAGTTGAAATTCCAGTTGTTGTCAATGTTTTATACAGAACTACTGCTGAAAATATTTCAGCAACGCAAATTCAATCACAAATTGATGTGCTAAATAAAGATTTTAATGCTTTAAATTCTGATTACAACTCTGTACCAGCACTTTTTGCAGGTGTAAAAGCTAATGTAGGAATTACATTTGTATTGGATCAAGTAATTAGAAAATCGACTACTAAGACATCTTGGGGAACTACTGATGCCATGAAAAAAACGAGTAAAGGTGGTCTAGCACCAACATCTCCAACAACTAAACTAAACTTATGGGTTTGTACAATTGGAGGAGGAATTCTTGGATATGCTCAATTTCCTGGGGGTGCATCTGCAACAGATGGTGTAGCTATCGATTCTAAATATTTCGGATTATCTGGATCTGCAAATGCTCCTTATAATTTAGGTAGAACAGCAACTCATGAAGTAGGACACTGGATGAATTTGAGACACATTTGGGGAGATGCAAATTGTGGAAGTGATTTAGTATCTGACACTCCTACACATAATGATGCTAATTATGGTGTTCCAACTTACCCACATTATAGCACTTGTACAGGTACTCCTGTAGAAATGACAATGAATTATATGGATTATACCGATGACAATGCTATGTATATGTTCTCTACAGGCCAAAAAAGCAGAATGTCTGCCATATTTGTTTCAGGTGGAGCAAGAGCTGCTTTTGGAGTATAA
- a CDS encoding 16S rRNA (uracil(1498)-N(3))-methyltransferase, whose protein sequence is MQLFYNPNINESTETFSFDKEESKHIIKVLRKKDTDILFVTNGLGLLFKTEITLASDSKCTVQILSFEKTLTPKHKLHLAVAPTKMNDRYEWFLEKATEIGIHEITPVFCDRSERKVINPERFEKIILSAMKQCNQMYLPKLNPAISLKEFLKKEDTGTLLIAHCEETNKKSLKSILQPNTDYTILIGPEGDFSNKEIELALDKNYIPVSLGETRLRTETAAIVACHSVVFINEN, encoded by the coding sequence ATGCAATTATTTTATAACCCTAACATAAACGAATCCACAGAAACTTTTTCTTTTGATAAAGAAGAAAGTAAACATATAATTAAAGTATTACGAAAAAAAGATACAGATATATTATTCGTAACCAATGGATTAGGACTATTATTTAAAACTGAAATTACATTAGCATCAGACAGTAAGTGCACGGTACAAATTTTATCTTTTGAGAAAACGCTAACACCAAAACACAAATTACACCTTGCGGTTGCACCCACAAAAATGAATGATCGATATGAATGGTTTCTTGAAAAGGCTACTGAAATTGGCATACATGAAATCACTCCAGTTTTTTGTGATCGCTCCGAAAGGAAAGTCATAAATCCTGAAAGATTTGAAAAGATTATCCTTTCTGCAATGAAACAATGCAATCAGATGTATTTACCTAAATTAAATCCTGCAATTTCATTGAAAGAATTTTTAAAAAAAGAAGATACAGGGACACTATTAATTGCCCATTGTGAAGAAACCAATAAGAAATCACTTAAATCTATTCTACAACCCAATACTGATTACACGATTTTAATAGGACCAGAAGGTGATTTCTCAAATAAAGAAATAGAATTGGCACTTGATAAAAATTATATCCCAGTTTCTTTAGGTGAAACAAGATTGCGTACAGAAACTGCTGCAATTGTTGCTTGCCACTCTGTTGTTTTTATCAATGAGAATTAA
- the tsaD gene encoding tRNA (adenosine(37)-N6)-threonylcarbamoyltransferase complex transferase subunit TsaD translates to MQIKEVFILAIESSCDDTAAAVLCNDKVLSNVVANQLIHNQYGGVVPELASRAHQQNIVPVIEAALKKANIKKEQLSAIAFTQGPGLMGSLLVGSSFAKSMALALDIPLIAVNHMHAHILAHFISEEGFDKPTFPFLALTISGGHTQIVRVNDFFDLTIIGETTDDAVGEAFDKSAKILGLPYPGGPLVDKYAQLGNPKAFPFTKPKVPGLDFSFSGLKTAILYFIQKKKIENPQFIEENLNDICASIQHTIIEILMDKLKIAVKETGIKQIAIGGGVSANSGIRNTLKATEEKYGWKTFIPKFEYTTDNAAMIGIVGYQKYLSQKFETATVVSKARIQF, encoded by the coding sequence ATGCAAATTAAAGAGGTTTTCATCCTTGCCATAGAAAGTTCATGTGATGATACTGCTGCTGCCGTATTATGTAACGACAAAGTTTTGTCAAATGTTGTTGCCAATCAATTAATCCACAACCAATATGGTGGTGTAGTTCCAGAACTTGCGTCTCGTGCTCATCAGCAAAACATTGTTCCTGTAATTGAAGCAGCATTAAAAAAAGCAAACATCAAAAAAGAGCAATTATCAGCTATTGCATTTACACAAGGTCCTGGACTAATGGGATCACTTCTTGTTGGAAGTTCATTTGCTAAATCAATGGCGTTGGCATTAGATATCCCACTAATCGCAGTGAACCACATGCATGCCCATATTTTGGCTCATTTTATTTCGGAAGAAGGATTTGACAAACCAACTTTTCCTTTTTTAGCCTTAACTATCAGCGGTGGACATACGCAAATTGTACGAGTAAATGATTTTTTTGATTTAACTATTATCGGAGAAACTACAGATGATGCAGTTGGAGAAGCCTTTGATAAAAGTGCCAAAATACTAGGACTTCCATACCCTGGTGGACCTTTGGTTGATAAATATGCCCAATTAGGGAATCCAAAAGCATTTCCTTTTACAAAGCCAAAAGTTCCAGGTTTAGATTTCAGTTTTTCGGGTTTAAAAACAGCAATTTTATATTTTATTCAAAAGAAAAAGATAGAGAACCCTCAATTTATTGAAGAAAATTTAAATGATATTTGTGCTTCTATCCAACATACAATTATAGAAATTTTGATGGATAAATTAAAAATAGCCGTCAAGGAAACAGGTATAAAGCAAATCGCGATTGGCGGAGGTGTATCTGCAAATTCTGGAATTAGAAACACATTAAAAGCTACTGAAGAAAAATACGGTTGGAAAACTTTTATCCCTAAATTTGAATACACCACTGATAATGCTGCAATGATTGGAATTGTAGGTTATCAAAAGTACTTATCACAAAAATTTGAAACAGCAACAGTTGTTTCTAAAGCACGAATTCAATTCTAA
- a CDS encoding THUMP-like domain-containing protein produces the protein MNLDILEPKIQAFIELNIGVEVSKLALQKNPFPSVEWISILNQIAAKSKAKDKLPTWFLTPNIIYPNKISVEQTSSEKTAIYKASIVSGENLIDLTGGFGVDDYYFSKKIKNVIHCEINEELSNIVQHNVKQLNIANINCLAGDSYETLTKININWDWIYIDPSRRNDVNGKVFMLKDCLPNVPENLEFYFKKSNSILIKTAPILDISAGINELDYIKKIHIIAIENEVKELLWELHKNYKGNITIKTINQTKDTKETFDFILNENTTLSSYNFPEKYLYEPNSAIMKSGGFDEVGLFYKLNKLHKHSHLYTSKDLKNFPGRVFEIKNSFFYTKTNMKLYLENKKANITTRNFSDSVDHIRKKWKIKDGGNEYCFFTTDVNDNKIVLICSKK, from the coding sequence TTGAATTTAGACATTTTAGAACCTAAAATACAAGCGTTTATAGAATTAAATATTGGAGTTGAAGTTTCAAAATTGGCACTTCAAAAAAATCCATTTCCTAGTGTAGAATGGATTTCTATTTTAAATCAAATTGCAGCAAAATCAAAAGCTAAAGATAAACTTCCAACTTGGTTTTTGACCCCAAATATTATTTACCCCAATAAAATTTCTGTAGAACAAACATCTTCAGAAAAAACAGCAATATATAAAGCCAGTATTGTTTCAGGTGAAAATTTAATTGACCTAACTGGAGGATTTGGTGTAGACGACTATTATTTTTCTAAAAAAATAAAAAATGTTATCCACTGTGAAATCAATGAAGAATTATCGAATATTGTACAGCACAATGTTAAACAATTAAATATAGCTAATATCAATTGTTTAGCCGGAGACAGTTATGAAACATTGACCAAAATAAACATTAATTGGGACTGGATTTACATAGATCCATCAAGAAGAAATGATGTCAATGGAAAAGTTTTCATGCTAAAAGACTGCCTTCCAAATGTACCTGAAAATTTAGAATTCTATTTTAAAAAAAGTAATTCTATTTTAATAAAAACAGCTCCAATACTCGATATTTCGGCAGGAATAAATGAACTTGACTATATTAAAAAAATACATATCATAGCAATTGAGAATGAAGTAAAAGAACTTTTATGGGAATTACATAAAAACTACAAAGGCAATATTACCATAAAAACAATAAATCAAACAAAAGATACGAAAGAAACATTTGATTTTATACTAAACGAAAACACTACTTTATCTTCTTATAATTTTCCAGAAAAATATCTGTATGAGCCCAATAGTGCTATCATGAAATCGGGAGGTTTTGATGAAGTAGGACTCTTCTATAAATTGAATAAGTTGCATAAACACTCCCATTTATATACCTCGAAAGATTTGAAAAATTTTCCAGGTAGAGTTTTTGAAATAAAGAATAGCTTTTTTTATACTAAAACCAACATGAAACTATATTTGGAAAATAAAAAGGCTAATATTACAACTCGAAATTTTTCTGATTCAGTTGATCATATTCGAAAAAAATGGAAAATAAAAGATGGAGGAAATGAATATTGTTTTTTCACAACAGATGTAAATGATAATAAAATTGTTTTAATTTGCAGCAAAAAATAA
- a CDS encoding AI-2E family transporter produces MISSKIIANGILRAIATLVLVLALLYFLFQIQNVLIYLIVSLILTLIGIPILDFLKKRLKFRHTIAAIFVLTFYVLIIFGFIMLFIPLIISQGQNLSLLNTAEIERNSLELIKQINTFLEQHHIDSSAIFDGKNFKSIFNFNLIPNFLNTVIGTISNFGMGLGSVLFITFFFLKDKSIFLIGAKLLIPDSHEEKILNSLNKINLLLSRYFIGLLLQLLIVFILYIIVLSIFGIPNIFVIAFLCAVLNIIPYIGPLIASILAAVLTMISNLGSDFQSEILPTTIYVLIGFWIVQVIDNNLSQPIIFSKSVSSHPLEIFLVILIAGFSFGILGMIIAVPLYTIIKVIVKEFFPDNKFIQLITKNI; encoded by the coding sequence ATGATATCATCAAAAATTATTGCTAATGGAATTTTAAGAGCTATTGCCACTTTGGTTTTAGTACTAGCTTTACTATATTTTCTATTTCAAATTCAAAATGTATTAATTTATTTAATTGTTTCCTTAATTCTAACTTTGATTGGGATACCTATTCTTGATTTTCTAAAAAAAAGATTAAAATTCAGACATACAATTGCAGCCATTTTTGTTTTAACATTTTATGTTTTAATTATATTTGGATTTATAATGCTCTTCATTCCCTTAATTATTTCACAAGGTCAAAACTTATCACTTTTAAATACGGCTGAAATTGAAAGAAATAGCCTTGAACTAATCAAACAAATCAATACTTTTCTAGAACAACACCATATTGATTCTTCGGCAATATTTGATGGCAAAAACTTTAAATCAATATTTAATTTCAATTTAATTCCCAACTTTTTAAACACTGTAATAGGAACAATTAGTAATTTTGGAATGGGATTGGGATCTGTACTATTTATTACATTTTTCTTTCTTAAGGACAAGTCAATATTTTTAATCGGCGCAAAACTGCTGATTCCTGACTCACACGAAGAAAAAATTTTAAATTCATTAAATAAAATAAATCTGTTATTATCCAGATATTTTATTGGATTGCTTTTGCAATTACTCATTGTCTTCATTCTTTATATTATTGTTTTATCAATTTTTGGAATACCCAATATTTTTGTGATCGCATTTTTGTGTGCAGTCCTTAATATTATTCCATATATCGGGCCATTAATAGCTTCAATTTTAGCGGCCGTTTTAACCATGATTAGCAATTTAGGTTCCGATTTTCAAAGTGAAATCTTACCAACAACCATTTATGTTTTAATAGGTTTTTGGATCGTTCAGGTAATAGACAATAACCTATCACAACCTATCATTTTTTCTAAAAGCGTAAGTTCTCACCCATTAGAAATATTTTTGGTAATCTTGATTGCAGGTTTCTCCTTTGGTATTTTAGGCATGATCATTGCGGTTCCTTTATATACAATTATTAAAGTAATCGTTAAAGAGTTCTTCCCAGACAATAAGTTCATTCAACTGATAACAAAAAACATATAA
- a CDS encoding DUF4159 domain-containing protein, with protein MKKTIFLILLFATSSCFAQEIALLKYNGGGDWYANPTSLPNLIKFCNATINTKLKSKPRTVEPSSPDLLSYPFIHMTGHGNVVFNDAEVINLRNYLLAGGFLHIDDNYGMDEYIRKEIKKIFPNDNLIEIPSNHVLFQKPFIFNNGLPKIHEHDGKRPQAFGIFIKGKLVLLYTYECDLGDGWEDSEVHNDPYEVREKALKMGANIINYIFTN; from the coding sequence ATGAAAAAAACAATATTTTTAATTCTATTGTTTGCTACTTCAAGCTGTTTCGCACAAGAAATTGCTTTGCTTAAGTATAATGGTGGCGGTGACTGGTATGCAAACCCAACCTCATTACCAAATTTAATTAAATTTTGTAACGCTACAATTAATACAAAATTAAAATCAAAACCTAGAACTGTAGAGCCAAGTAGTCCAGATTTACTCTCCTACCCTTTTATTCATATGACTGGACATGGGAATGTTGTCTTTAACGATGCAGAAGTAATTAATTTAAGAAATTATTTGCTGGCAGGCGGCTTTTTACATATCGATGATAATTATGGCATGGATGAATATATTAGAAAGGAAATAAAGAAAATTTTCCCTAATGATAATTTAATTGAGATTCCATCAAACCATGTTCTTTTTCAGAAGCCTTTTATTTTCAACAATGGATTACCAAAAATCCATGAGCATGATGGAAAAAGACCCCAAGCATTTGGTATATTCATTAAAGGAAAATTAGTTTTACTATACACCTATGAATGTGATCTTGGAGATGGTTGGGAAGATTCTGAAGTACATAATGACCCCTATGAAGTTAGAGAGAAAGCTTTAAAGATGGGTGCCAATATTATTAATTATATATTCACGAATTGA